From one Calypte anna isolate BGI_N300 chromosome 11, bCalAnn1_v1.p, whole genome shotgun sequence genomic stretch:
- the TRAPPC2L gene encoding trafficking protein particle complex subunit 2-like protein, whose product MAVCIAVIGKENYPLYIRSVPTENELKFHYTVHTSLDVVDEKISALGKALVDQRELYLGLLYPTEDYKVYGYVTNSKVKFVMVVDSSNTALRDNEIRSMFRKLHNSYTDIMCNPFYNPGDRIHSRAFDNMVNSMMMQVC is encoded by the exons ATGGCGGTGTGCATCGCTGTGATCGGcaaggag AACTATCCTCTCTACATCCGGAGTGTGCCCACGGAGAACGAGCTGAAGTTCCACTACACCGTGCACACCTCCCTGGATGTGGTGGATGAGAAGATCTCTGCCCTGGGCAAGGCTCTGGTGGATCAGAGGGAACTCTACCTCGGGCTCCTCTACCCCACAGAAGACTACAAGGT CTATGGCTACGTGACCAACTCCAAGGTGAAGTTTGTGATGGTGGTGGATTCCTCAAACACAGCTCTGAGAGACAACGAGATCCGCAGC ATGTTCCGGAAGCTGCACAACTCCTACACAGACATCATGTGTAACCCTTTCTATAACCCTGGGGACCGTATCCATTCCAG ggCTTTTGATAACATGGTGAACTCCATGATGATG